Proteins from one Rhizobium sp. CB3090 genomic window:
- a CDS encoding PAS domain S-box protein — translation MSENLTQQFGLHAPSADAWLAAIVENSDDAIISKTLDGIITSWNRGAERLFGFTAAETMGQPITILIPDERLHEEITIIGQIRRGERIDHYETVRRRKDGSLVDVSLTVSPIRNEDGSIIGASKIARDISERKRERERQTLLLREMNHRIKNVFAITNALITMSLRSATSAQDLADNLRRRIVSLARAHDLTLPDLSGDVTARPSTTLFSLFDAVLAVHREDDRQRIQIHGSDAPVGGSALTSLALLLHEFATNAIKYGALSLPQGQIRIDVTMNDELSLIWTETGGPAVTAPGESTGFGSQLERVTVEGSLSGSITREWRPEGLRIHLQVPIENLTR, via the coding sequence TTGAGCGAAAATCTTACCCAGCAATTTGGACTGCATGCGCCTTCGGCAGACGCCTGGCTGGCCGCCATTGTCGAAAATTCCGATGACGCGATCATCAGCAAGACCCTTGACGGCATCATCACAAGCTGGAACAGGGGCGCCGAACGCCTCTTCGGATTTACGGCGGCGGAAACGATGGGCCAACCGATCACCATTCTGATCCCGGATGAGCGGCTTCACGAGGAAATAACGATCATCGGACAAATCCGTCGTGGCGAACGGATCGATCACTATGAGACGGTGCGCCGGCGCAAGGATGGAAGCCTTGTCGATGTCTCCCTCACCGTATCGCCGATCCGTAACGAGGACGGATCGATTATCGGAGCGTCGAAGATCGCGCGCGACATTTCCGAGCGCAAACGTGAGCGCGAACGCCAGACACTGCTCCTGCGGGAGATGAATCATCGCATCAAGAACGTGTTCGCAATCACCAATGCGCTGATCACGATGAGCCTGCGATCGGCTACGAGCGCCCAAGATCTTGCCGACAATCTGCGCAGACGGATCGTCTCTTTGGCTCGCGCTCATGATCTGACATTGCCGGATCTTTCGGGAGATGTCACCGCCCGACCGTCGACGACTCTCTTTTCCCTCTTTGATGCGGTTCTTGCCGTTCATCGGGAGGATGACCGGCAGCGGATACAGATTCATGGCTCGGATGCCCCGGTTGGAGGCTCCGCACTGACATCGCTGGCATTGCTATTACATGAATTCGCCACCAACGCGATCAAATACGGGGCGCTTTCCCTCCCGCAGGGGCAGATCAGAATCGACGTGACGATGAACGACGAACTCAGCCTGATCTGGACGGAAACCGGCGGCCCTGCTGTTACAGCGCCAGGGGAAAGCACCGGCTTCGGATCGCAGCTTGAGCGGGTGACCGTCGAAGGCTCGCTCAGCGGATCAATCACTCGGGAATGGAGACCCGAAGGGCTGCGAATTCATTTGCAGGTTCCGATTGAGAACCTGACACGTTGA
- a CDS encoding YbhB/YbcL family Raf kinase inhibitor-like protein: MALTLISKAFAQDQPIPRKYARAGENLFPPLAWSGAPDGTRSFALVVEDPDAPSGTFRHCGIANIPAQWTDLAESADTAPDRAPRFYKNDFGNARYDGPQPPRGDRPHHYIFRLAALDVPRLSIPDAAGISAMWTEAKKHVLAEASVTGTYQTQ; this comes from the coding sequence ATGGCTTTGACATTGATCAGCAAGGCCTTTGCGCAAGATCAGCCGATCCCTAGGAAATATGCGCGAGCGGGCGAGAACCTCTTTCCGCCGCTTGCCTGGAGCGGCGCTCCCGATGGAACCAGGAGCTTTGCTCTGGTTGTCGAGGACCCAGACGCTCCAAGCGGCACCTTTCGCCACTGCGGTATTGCCAACATCCCGGCGCAGTGGACCGATCTTGCCGAAAGCGCCGATACCGCGCCCGATCGAGCGCCGCGGTTCTACAAGAACGATTTCGGCAATGCGCGCTATGACGGCCCGCAGCCGCCACGCGGCGATCGTCCTCATCACTACATTTTCCGCCTTGCCGCTCTGGACGTTCCAAGGCTTTCGATCCCGGATGCTGCCGGCATAAGCGCGATGTGGACAGAGGCGAAGAAGCATGTGCTCGCGGAAGCGAGCGTCACAGGCACGTACCAGACGCAATAG
- a CDS encoding DNA topoisomerase IB, whose amino-acid sequence MTESGLQLEPEPSNGGSDTDTACTGTKLAQGRSPVAAGQIQSKTASSKSSPAIRPGIVYLAALDSGITRRKGRRGFLYYDQQGNRITDETELDRFSALAIPPAYTDVIISPDPRSHLQAVGRDARGRKQYRYHPDWIAERDREKFAQLVEFARALPDIRKQIDIDLRRRKPGLAKALATVVWLMDKLFIRIGNEAYAIENGSYGLTTLRSKHVKLVGSRLQFRFKGKSGKEWRLSYTDRRIIRAIRMLQELPGQHLFQYLDENGVLHPIRSQDVNAYIREAARGDFSSRQFRIWGATRMAASALAAIPPAATAAGRTRQINEIIDTVAAKLVNTRAVCRGSYIHPGVFASFEEGSLARIAKMKVRKRSSILRWLDEDEAAVLHWLEKLK is encoded by the coding sequence ATGACTGAGAGCGGACTGCAATTAGAACCGGAACCAAGCAACGGTGGCAGCGATACCGACACGGCATGCACGGGAACCAAGCTCGCACAAGGACGGTCGCCGGTTGCCGCCGGCCAGATCCAGTCAAAGACAGCCAGTTCAAAATCTTCGCCAGCCATCCGGCCGGGAATCGTTTACCTTGCCGCATTAGACAGCGGTATTACCCGCAGGAAAGGCCGGAGAGGCTTCCTCTACTACGACCAGCAGGGAAACCGGATCACCGATGAGACGGAACTCGACCGCTTTTCCGCGCTCGCTATTCCCCCTGCCTATACTGACGTCATCATTTCGCCAGATCCGAGATCGCATCTGCAGGCGGTCGGCCGCGATGCTAGGGGCCGGAAACAGTATCGCTACCATCCGGATTGGATCGCCGAGCGCGATCGGGAAAAATTCGCGCAGCTTGTGGAGTTCGCTCGCGCACTGCCAGATATCCGCAAGCAGATCGATATCGATCTTCGCCGCAGGAAGCCCGGATTGGCAAAGGCGCTCGCCACTGTCGTCTGGCTGATGGACAAGCTTTTCATCCGCATCGGCAACGAGGCCTATGCGATAGAAAACGGCTCCTATGGCCTGACGACCTTGCGCAGCAAGCATGTCAAGCTAGTTGGATCGCGCCTCCAATTTCGCTTCAAGGGAAAATCCGGCAAGGAATGGCGATTGAGCTATACCGACCGCCGGATCATACGCGCCATACGAATGCTGCAGGAGCTGCCCGGCCAGCATCTGTTCCAATATCTCGACGAGAACGGCGTTCTCCACCCGATCCGCTCGCAAGACGTCAATGCCTATATTCGCGAGGCCGCAAGAGGTGACTTCAGCTCACGGCAATTCCGGATCTGGGGAGCCACGCGGATGGCAGCTTCGGCGCTGGCTGCGATACCGCCGGCCGCCACTGCTGCAGGGCGGACAAGGCAGATAAACGAAATCATCGATACGGTGGCTGCGAAACTGGTGAATACGCGGGCCGTCTGCCGAGGGTCCTACATACATCCAGGCGTGTTCGCAAGTTTCGAAGAGGGCAGCCTGGCGAGGATCGCCAAGATGAAGGTGAGGAAAAGGTCCAGCATACTAAGGTGGCTGGATGAAGACGAGGCAGCAGTGCTGCACTGGCTGGAAAAACTGAAGTAG
- a CDS encoding four-helix bundle copper-binding protein, with amino-acid sequence MHLDSGAQQCVENCLRCYSVCLSTAMNHCLEVGGEHTKPQHFRLMMACAEICRTSAHFMLIGSRHHPHVCRECSEICSECAADCERIGDMAECVDACRKCAETCRQMAAA; translated from the coding sequence ATGCATTTGGATAGCGGGGCACAGCAATGTGTCGAGAACTGTCTGCGCTGCTACAGCGTTTGTCTGTCCACGGCGATGAACCACTGCCTGGAAGTCGGCGGCGAACATACCAAACCGCAGCATTTCAGGCTGATGATGGCGTGTGCGGAGATATGCCGCACGTCAGCACATTTCATGCTGATCGGTTCGCGTCACCATCCGCATGTCTGCCGGGAATGCTCGGAAATCTGCAGCGAATGTGCTGCCGATTGCGAGCGGATCGGCGATATGGCGGAGTGTGTCGATGCATGCCGCAAGTGCGCCGAGACCTGCCGGCAGATGGCGGCCGCGTAA